aatgataaaaaaaaaaaaaaatataaaaaaaaaatccatctCACACATGAACTCTGAATTAAAcgaatattatattattaagatacaaaatcaaatttcaatatttaaaattataaaaaaaatattttagtgaaagTTGCACACCAATTTTACAATTGCGAGTTTAATAAATACTcaggattattattaattattattattattattcgtcATTGGTATATTAGTCcaatgaaataagtaattatttgtttaattagtAAGGTCTCTGACGATCTCGGTCTCTGTCACCGCGTCtggaacaaaaatattatttattaattaattaattaattatttaaatatatttattaattgtaataaaaataaaattgtattttttaattaataaaaaatataaaaaaatatttcttacccTCCACCTCCACGCATTGGACCTCCACGTCCACGACCACCACTTCTGTCACCACCACGGAAGCCGCCACCTCCACGTCCTCCTCTGTCGCCACCTCGACCACCTCTGTCTCCACCcctgcaattaaaataaagtcaaaaaacTATTCAATTACAATAAGTTCACTTAATAACAAATGACAATTACCTGAAGCCACCTCCGCGGCCTCCGCGATCACCACCGCGGCCACCACGTCCACCGCCGCCGCCACCGCCACCACCACCAGCGCCCTCAGGTTTCGAACTCTTGCAGAGATTGCACTCATCACGCCAAGCGAAATTGGTGTTGCCACAGTCGGGATTTGGACATCTCCAGTCACCACCACgtccaccaccaccaccaccaccatcgCGGCCACCACGATCATCTCCACGGCTGTCATCGCGATCGCGTCCACCACCAAATCCACCGCGTCCTCGTCCTCCACCGCCGCCACCTCCACCGGATCTGCCTCCGCCGCCGCCACCACTGCCACGGCTTCCCTGCCAGCTACTCTTGTGCTGTGCTATCTGGACTTTGATCGTGCTACCCTTGAATTGCTTGCCATTGAACCACTCAATAGCTGAGTGTGCTGCTGCTTGGTCATCGTAAGTCACCGTAGCTTCTCCTTTTGATTTTCCAGTACTTTTATCTTTGTACATCCATATTTTTGGTTTTCCTGTACGTTTGTCATTCTGAAAATTATCATAAGCAAACAATcagcaattaaaatatatatagaaactTGCAGTCCCTACAAGACTGCCCAAGTGTTACTGATTAGAGGTGTGTGATTCGTGTTTGAATCGAATTTTGTAACAAACAAACGGATTAATTTTAGCgcgcaatttaaaattattcaaataattttaaatatctaatttGTAAATCGCGAAATGGTGAAAATTTCAGTCAAGATTGTATcttgataatataaataaataagcaaaCCTTGATAAGTCCAATTGCACCAAAATGTTGGCAAATTTCATCTTCAGTGATGTCAGTATTCATCCCGGAAACAAAGACTGTGTCCTCTTGAACGACCATCCTGTCACTGCCACCGCCACCGCCATTGGAATCACCGAATCCTCCTGTAAAAcaatttatcttaaattctgtcttaattaaaatttaaaatcctaACAACAATTGATAATCCGTTAAAATCT
The sequence above is drawn from the Microplitis demolitor isolate Queensland-Clemson2020A chromosome 3, iyMicDemo2.1a, whole genome shotgun sequence genome and encodes:
- the LOC103569831 gene encoding RNA-binding protein cabeza isoform X1, with translation MTDNQYSNYQQQNYNQYSQPPPSSDQDTSYPPPSTGSSSNYNQYSQPPPTSGGNYGNYNTGGYGSTGQDYNSSSQGQGNYSSNYGGSAGAGNNPSPGGNNYGSSYGGSGGGGGGGGGGNYRGNSGSSGYGGQGGGGGGRYGSDRGSYGDRSSGGGGGGGYNSGGGRGGYNKGGFGDSNGGGGGSDRMVVQEDTVFVSGMNTDITEDEICQHFGAIGLIKNDKRTGKPKIWMYKDKSTGKSKGEATVTYDDQAAAHSAIEWFNGKQFKGSTIKVQIAQHKSSWQGSRGSGGGGGGRSGGGGGGGGRGRGGFGGGRDRDDSRGDDRGGRDGGGGGGGRGGDWRCPNPDCGNTNFAWRDECNLCKSSKPEGAGGGGGGGGGGRGGRGGDRGGRGGGFRGGDRGGRGGDRGGRGGGGFRGGDRSGGRGRGGPMRGGGGRGDRDRDRQRPY
- the LOC103569831 gene encoding RNA-binding protein cabeza isoform X2, yielding MTDNQYSNYQQQNYNQYSQPPPSSDQDTSYPPPSTGSSSNYNQYSQPPPTSGGNYGNYNTGGYGSTGQDYNSSSQGQGNYSSNYGGSAGAGNNPSPGGNNYGSSYGGSGGGGGGGGGGNYRGNSGSSGYGGQGGGGGGRYGSDRGSYGDRSSGGGGGGGYNGGGRGGYNKGGFGDSNGGGGGSDRMVVQEDTVFVSGMNTDITEDEICQHFGAIGLIKNDKRTGKPKIWMYKDKSTGKSKGEATVTYDDQAAAHSAIEWFNGKQFKGSTIKVQIAQHKSSWQGSRGSGGGGGGRSGGGGGGGGRGRGGFGGGRDRDDSRGDDRGGRDGGGGGGGRGGDWRCPNPDCGNTNFAWRDECNLCKSSKPEGAGGGGGGGGGGRGGRGGDRGGRGGGFRGGDRGGRGGDRGGRGGGGFRGGDRSGGRGRGGPMRGGGGRGDRDRDRQRPY